The following are from one region of the Yoonia sp. R2331 genome:
- a CDS encoding VOC family protein, translating to MIAYVTVGADDMAKAKRFYAAFLPALGYDLTESAEGLSCALPIRAGQTSLLPDYYVKPTFDGRPASAGNGAMVAFEAQTQEQVRDLHAAALAAGGSDEGQPGFRAAYGPRFYVGYLRDPQGNKIALFSSNPDEPGRDD from the coding sequence ATGATCGCCTATGTCACAGTTGGCGCCGACGATATGGCCAAGGCCAAGCGGTTCTATGCGGCCTTCCTGCCAGCCCTTGGCTACGACCTCACCGAAAGCGCCGAAGGTCTCAGCTGCGCGCTGCCCATTCGGGCAGGTCAAACATCATTGTTACCTGATTACTACGTCAAACCAACCTTTGATGGCCGCCCTGCTTCGGCTGGGAATGGTGCGATGGTGGCCTTTGAGGCGCAGACCCAAGAACAGGTCCGCGACCTGCACGCAGCCGCACTGGCCGCCGGTGGTTCCGACGAAGGCCAGCCCGGATTTCGTGCCGCATATGGACCACGGTTTTATGTCGGCTATCTGCGCGACCCTCAGGGGAATAAAATTGCCTTGTTCTCAAGCAACCCAGACGAGCCTGGTCGCGACGACTAA
- a CDS encoding thioredoxin family protein, with the protein MAASTPPVCDFNWPAPAFALQATDGTTYGLDQIAGPKGALIMFICNLCPFVLAILDRMIADAKALQAAGIGVAAICSNDPIAYPQDNFENMTRMAKEQQFPFPYLHDADQSVARAYAAVCTPDFFGFNAELGLQYRGRLDAGRTGPVPADTPRDLRDAMLEVAVTGRGPAAQVPSMGCSIKWAS; encoded by the coding sequence ATGGCAGCCAGCACACCACCCGTTTGTGATTTCAACTGGCCCGCGCCTGCGTTTGCACTGCAGGCGACTGACGGCACAACCTATGGTCTGGACCAGATTGCGGGGCCCAAGGGGGCCTTGATCATGTTCATCTGCAACCTTTGCCCGTTTGTGTTGGCGATCCTTGATCGGATGATTGCGGACGCCAAGGCCTTGCAAGCGGCCGGGATTGGCGTTGCCGCGATATGTTCAAACGATCCGATTGCTTATCCGCAGGACAATTTCGAGAACATGACGCGCATGGCAAAGGAACAACAATTTCCGTTTCCCTACCTGCATGACGCGGATCAGTCGGTTGCCCGCGCCTATGCTGCGGTGTGCACACCAGATTTCTTTGGGTTCAATGCAGAATTGGGTTTGCAATATCGAGGCCGGTTGGATGCCGGTCGCACAGGGCCCGTGCCGGCCGATACACCGCGCGACCTGCGCGACGCGATGCTGGAGGTGGCCGTCACAGGGCGCGGACCTGCGGCGCAGGTGCCATCAATGGGCTGTTCGATCAAATGGGCCAGCTGA